One Azospirillum sp. B510 genomic window carries:
- a CDS encoding Rieske 2Fe-2S domain-containing protein: MARKKKIQKVDELMEPPVVGRFYLVPTIEYPLSGKVGHWPVLGPKHTDAEHFGFPWEHYHIDTRFWSGAMQRTFGAKKTEIRPGMATNYPLCTIDFGLTRRAVPHPPIEYRRLRCVAATITYQFAGLEPVLSLRRHMGEAAMVDTDHGPICPHRGFRLGSVPADGIITCPLHGLRFCAKSRKAVPPATTEVPHAA; the protein is encoded by the coding sequence GTGGCCCGGAAGAAGAAAATCCAGAAGGTGGACGAGCTGATGGAGCCGCCGGTTGTCGGCCGGTTCTACCTCGTCCCGACCATCGAATACCCGCTTTCCGGCAAGGTCGGGCACTGGCCGGTGCTCGGCCCCAAGCACACGGACGCAGAACACTTCGGGTTCCCGTGGGAGCACTACCACATCGACACGCGCTTCTGGTCGGGCGCGATGCAGCGGACTTTCGGAGCGAAGAAGACCGAGATCCGTCCGGGCATGGCGACGAACTATCCGCTTTGCACCATCGACTTCGGGCTGACGCGGCGCGCGGTGCCACACCCGCCCATCGAGTACCGCCGCCTCCGGTGCGTGGCGGCAACGATCACCTACCAGTTCGCGGGGCTGGAGCCGGTGCTGTCCTTGCGCCGGCACATGGGAGAGGCCGCGATGGTCGACACCGACCACGGCCCGATCTGCCCGCACCGCGGGTTCCGCCTGGGTTCCGTGCCGGCCGACGGGATCATCACCTGCCCCCTGCACGGCCTTCGCTTCTGCGCCAAGAGCCGCAAAGCGGTCCCCCCGGCCACAACCGAGGTGCCCCATGCCGCGTGA
- a CDS encoding DUF4942 domain-containing protein — MIEAKGTELIRKGSADEIVAKRNRALDLYTRGVQMLAEAVRVHKEVGGTDYPCLRSALNNGGYDIEQGRTDKVVEEIRRNLDGAVWNHIMGALGLLNLMDAKEVAAFRDQNRTDPAEVTRDNLVATFARLTAESDAIFKRGVINLFMRLDRKFASNPAYRLGDKLIFNRALSEYGGWNHHGGSREEMRDLDRIFHIVDEKPPKDHCGDAAAMVSEVSRQQLGGTVETEYFLIRTFKNCNVHVLFRRPDLVVKVNQIIADHFGAALAHETRVRGAGRRRAA; from the coding sequence ATGATCGAGGCGAAGGGAACCGAGCTGATCCGCAAGGGATCGGCCGACGAAATCGTGGCGAAGCGCAACCGGGCGCTCGACCTCTATACCCGTGGCGTCCAGATGCTGGCCGAAGCTGTGCGAGTTCACAAGGAGGTGGGCGGCACCGATTACCCCTGCCTCAGAAGCGCGCTGAATAATGGCGGCTACGATATTGAGCAGGGCCGAACCGACAAGGTGGTCGAAGAAATACGCCGAAACCTCGACGGCGCGGTTTGGAACCACATCATGGGAGCGCTGGGCCTACTGAACCTTATGGACGCCAAGGAGGTTGCGGCGTTCAGGGACCAGAACCGCACCGATCCGGCGGAAGTGACGCGCGACAACCTCGTCGCCACCTTCGCCCGCCTGACGGCTGAGTCGGATGCCATCTTCAAGCGCGGCGTCATCAACCTGTTCATGCGCCTGGACCGGAAGTTCGCCAGCAACCCGGCCTATCGCCTGGGCGACAAGCTGATTTTCAACCGCGCCCTGTCCGAGTATGGCGGCTGGAACCACCATGGTGGCAGCCGTGAGGAAATGCGGGACCTGGACCGCATCTTCCACATCGTGGACGAGAAGCCACCCAAGGATCACTGCGGCGACGCTGCGGCGATGGTGTCGGAGGTGTCCCGCCAGCAGCTCGGCGGCACCGTCGAAACCGAATACTTCCTGATCCGCACCTTCAAGAACTGCAACGTCCATGTGCTGTTCCGCCGGCCGGACCTCGTGGTGAAGGTTAACCAGATCATCGCCGACCACTTCGGCGCTGCGCTGGCGCACGAGACCCGGGTGCGCGGCGCTGGCCGGCGGAGGGCGGCATGA
- a CDS encoding GNAT family N-acetyltransferase produces the protein MIRPMRQDEASTLAPQFAPLLPWLPQGTLYAMMRFRYERRWFFVAERDGEVVGIGAYGPLGDSRRHWLLGPAATLPTHRGKGVGTELIKARMDVIRVAVAALGMVADGMPDALIYVSSKRPLTWVRFGFAVVAERDGSSILRRDLSLALEVGR, from the coding sequence ATGATCCGCCCGATGCGCCAAGATGAGGCGTCGACACTGGCGCCGCAATTCGCTCCGCTTCTGCCGTGGCTACCGCAAGGCACGCTCTACGCCATGATGCGGTTTCGCTACGAGCGGCGCTGGTTTTTCGTTGCTGAACGGGACGGCGAAGTTGTCGGGATCGGCGCCTATGGGCCGTTGGGGGACTCCCGCCGACATTGGTTGCTCGGGCCGGCTGCGACGTTGCCGACGCACCGCGGTAAAGGCGTCGGGACCGAACTGATCAAAGCCCGGATGGACGTCATTCGGGTGGCTGTGGCCGCGCTCGGAATGGTCGCGGACGGAATGCCTGATGCTTTGATCTACGTCTCCAGCAAGCGCCCGCTTACGTGGGTTCGGTTCGGCTTCGCCGTCGTCGCAGAGAGGGACGGTTCCTCCATTCTGCGCCGCGACCTCTCGCTTGCCTTGGAGGTCGGACGATGA
- a CDS encoding DUF1064 domain-containing protein, giving the protein MARRGGRSKGQGVHVPSHVPSLGPSAQRQIEAFLIAQREQRLLRAAGVGQQPAEPKSKYRARRTVVDGISFASALEANRWSVLRQRERLGLIRELVRQPKFPLHVNGVLVCTYIGDFSYRTSQGVFVLEDAKGYLTDVYKLKKRLLEALHPNLRITEVKSCQT; this is encoded by the coding sequence ATGGCCCGCCGCGGTGGTCGCAGCAAGGGGCAGGGCGTGCATGTGCCGTCGCATGTGCCGTCGCTCGGCCCGTCGGCGCAACGGCAGATCGAGGCGTTCTTGATCGCCCAGCGCGAGCAGCGGCTTCTGCGGGCCGCAGGCGTCGGCCAGCAGCCGGCGGAGCCGAAAAGCAAGTATCGCGCCCGCCGCACGGTGGTCGACGGGATCAGCTTCGCGAGCGCGTTGGAGGCCAACCGCTGGTCTGTGCTTCGCCAGCGGGAGCGGCTTGGGCTGATCCGGGAACTGGTGCGACAGCCAAAGTTTCCGCTCCACGTCAACGGCGTGTTGGTCTGCACATACATCGGCGATTTCAGTTACCGCACAAGTCAAGGCGTTTTCGTCCTTGAGGATGCCAAAGGCTACTTGACGGACGTCTACAAGCTGAAGAAGCGCCTCTTGGAGGCGCTGCATCCCAACCTGAGAATTACTGAGGTGAAGTCATGTCAGACGTAG
- a CDS encoding DUF2312 domain-containing protein encodes MSDVGGTAAERLRALVTRIRNLRAEIKAIQEDIKAIFAEAKAVGFSTKVMRKIITWMDERERDAASQQEAEAIFDLYKEALGYGEGSNRDIPLNPKPPKGKKKDEAEADPDQTDLEDHLDQSKPDDDGSSDDAGSDQGGAAQPAAMTPEEAKAKGHEDGLAGVPMTANPFAASDPNRAHWELGWCEATGSDGMDIPPELQPPAPEPTPAPNKKGKGGRKGAGSRKPPEPQADDAEPAEEDWQHLDDDFSKRG; translated from the coding sequence ATGTCAGACGTAGGGGGGACTGCGGCCGAGCGGCTGCGGGCTTTGGTTACCCGCATTAGAAATCTGCGGGCCGAAATCAAGGCTATTCAGGAAGACATCAAGGCCATTTTCGCCGAGGCAAAGGCGGTCGGCTTCAGCACGAAGGTGATGCGAAAGATCATCACTTGGATGGACGAGCGCGAGAGAGACGCGGCCAGTCAACAGGAAGCGGAAGCGATCTTCGATCTTTACAAGGAAGCGTTGGGGTACGGCGAAGGCTCCAACCGCGATATCCCGCTCAACCCGAAACCGCCCAAAGGGAAGAAGAAGGACGAGGCGGAAGCCGATCCCGATCAAACGGACCTGGAGGACCATCTGGACCAGTCGAAGCCGGATGACGACGGTTCGAGCGACGATGCCGGATCGGACCAGGGCGGCGCTGCCCAGCCGGCGGCGATGACCCCGGAAGAGGCGAAAGCGAAGGGGCACGAGGACGGACTGGCCGGCGTGCCGATGACGGCCAATCCCTTCGCTGCATCGGACCCGAACCGCGCCCATTGGGAGTTGGGATGGTGCGAAGCCACCGGCTCCGACGGGATGGACATTCCGCCCGAGCTTCAGCCACCCGCGCCCGAACCCACGCCCGCCCCCAACAAGAAGGGCAAGGGCGGCCGGAAGGGGGCCGGATCGCGCAAGCCGCCCGAGCCGCAGGCCGATGACGCCGAGCCGGCCGAAGAAGACTGGCAGCACTTAGACGACGACTTCTCGAAGCGGGGTTGA
- a CDS encoding AAA family ATPase produces the protein MMSKAFVPNTAIRRFAEVLMPSEAEAPILSRPIRAAVHQWRVELGSVKELQAVGLKPRRSALLFGPPGCGKTTLAHHLAARLGLPLVVVNMASLTSCYLGETGKNINALFDAVIEQADSCVLFLDEFDSVCSKRRAAESSAGQERNAIVIALLQKIDQFPGTMLAATNRADDVDPAIWRRFGLHLDIVEPDDECRQAILVRYLQPYSLSPAGLKELCNATAGASPALLRQLMEGLKRDMVISPKLSSQKQPMDLSAAGVFARVLASVRPHSDTQQPPLWTVDDALKRVESITWPPTLPSAGGEG, from the coding sequence ATGATGTCCAAAGCCTTTGTTCCGAACACCGCCATCCGCCGCTTTGCGGAGGTGTTGATGCCCAGCGAGGCCGAGGCGCCCATCCTCAGCCGGCCGATCCGGGCCGCTGTTCACCAGTGGCGCGTCGAGTTGGGGTCCGTGAAGGAGTTGCAGGCGGTGGGCCTCAAGCCCAGGCGTTCCGCCTTGCTGTTCGGCCCGCCCGGCTGCGGGAAAACCACGCTGGCGCACCACCTCGCCGCCCGCCTCGGCCTGCCGCTGGTGGTTGTCAATATGGCCTCGCTGACGAGTTGCTACCTCGGTGAGACGGGGAAGAACATCAATGCGCTGTTCGACGCCGTGATTGAGCAGGCGGATAGCTGTGTGCTGTTCCTGGACGAGTTCGACTCGGTTTGCTCCAAGCGCCGCGCCGCCGAAAGCAGCGCTGGACAGGAACGCAACGCCATCGTGATCGCGCTGCTTCAGAAGATCGACCAGTTCCCAGGCACCATGTTGGCGGCAACGAACCGGGCCGACGATGTGGATCCGGCGATCTGGCGCCGCTTCGGCCTTCATCTCGACATCGTGGAGCCGGATGACGAATGCCGGCAGGCGATCCTCGTTCGATACCTCCAGCCCTATTCGCTGTCACCGGCGGGGCTGAAGGAGCTTTGCAACGCCACGGCTGGAGCTTCCCCCGCGCTGCTGCGGCAGCTCATGGAGGGGCTGAAGCGGGACATGGTGATAAGCCCGAAGCTCTCCTCTCAGAAGCAGCCGATGGACCTGAGCGCGGCCGGCGTCTTCGCTCGCGTGCTCGCCTCCGTCAGACCCCATTCCGATACCCAGCAGCCGCCCCTCTGGACAGTGGATGATGCGCTGAAGCGCGTGGAGTCCATCACATGGCCGCCCACGCTTCCCAGCGCTGGCGGGGAGGGCTGA
- a CDS encoding helix-turn-helix domain-containing protein — translation MSQPVEDMVWAADIRSTPKFVLLRLARYAADDGTRVYPSIGSVAAAVGMSEVATRKAVQELVTLGVLSLVALEDQSTHRPREYRIMLDALSARRAPGTPLTTLPPTPSTTLGGGSNVIPLPPKPRLPPTPSTTLGGGPNAVTPSPQRGCPVPSTSLPPPLNVVAPNIAAIAAASAATADAGNGDRTVLSPTAIIDAFDAALVEAFGPQHARRRPAETDQEMAAAWIDQGVDLALCEGLFISVQARRKKLKQEPVGSLAWFNSRIAAQLDARSAPFPELTASRSGLALSEPTAPAGQREPMFGRSSPATRPVWRLRLTEWRDKSVWLPAWGAKPDERGCEAPTDLIAEIFPQRELL, via the coding sequence ATGAGCCAACCAGTCGAAGATATGGTCTGGGCGGCCGACATCAGAAGCACGCCGAAATTCGTCTTGCTGCGGCTGGCACGCTACGCCGCCGACGATGGCACCCGCGTGTATCCGAGCATCGGATCCGTGGCCGCCGCCGTCGGTATGTCCGAGGTGGCGACGCGGAAGGCCGTTCAGGAACTGGTCACGCTCGGCGTGCTGTCGTTGGTTGCGCTGGAGGACCAGAGCACCCACCGGCCGCGCGAATACCGGATCATGCTCGACGCCCTCTCCGCACGCCGCGCGCCCGGCACCCCCCTAACGACGTTACCCCCTACCCCCTCAACGACGTTGGGGGGAGGGAGCAACGTCATACCCCTACCCCCTAAACCACGTTTACCCCCTACCCCCTCAACGACGTTGGGGGGAGGGCCAAACGCCGTTACCCCCTCCCCTCAACGTGGTTGCCCTGTCCCCTCAACGTCGTTGCCCCCTCCCCTCAACGTCGTTGCCCCGAATATAGCTGCTATAGCTGCTGCTTCTGCTGCTACAGCAGACGCGGGAAATGGAGATAGGACGGTTCTCAGCCCGACAGCGATCATCGACGCTTTCGACGCTGCCCTGGTGGAGGCATTCGGCCCGCAGCACGCCCGCCGCCGGCCGGCCGAGACCGATCAGGAAATGGCCGCCGCCTGGATCGACCAGGGTGTGGATCTGGCGCTATGCGAGGGCCTGTTCATCAGCGTCCAAGCCCGCCGCAAGAAGCTGAAGCAAGAGCCGGTCGGCTCCCTTGCGTGGTTCAACAGCCGGATTGCAGCCCAGCTTGACGCCCGCTCGGCGCCATTCCCCGAACTGACCGCCTCCCGCAGCGGCCTTGCGCTGTCCGAACCAACGGCTCCGGCCGGCCAGCGGGAGCCGATGTTCGGCCGGTCCTCGCCGGCTACCCGTCCGGTCTGGCGGCTGCGGCTGACCGAATGGCGCGACAAATCGGTCTGGCTGCCCGCCTGGGGCGCAAAGCCCGACGAACGCGGCTGCGAAGCGCCGACCGACCTGATCGCAGAGATTTTCCCCCAACGCGAGTTGCTGTGA
- a CDS encoding site-specific DNA-methyltransferase, with amino-acid sequence MKPGIRIDYLPLEGLKPYDRNPKTHSPEQIERLVASLTEFGWTRPLLIGDDGTLVAGHGTWTAAKLVRDRGLSIPNHPDAATAPTVALAHLSAEQRRAYVIADNRLSELGRWDDALLGAELADLQGLGVDMDAIGFDAADLEALCADGAGADTKAGASGKSLVERFGVPPFTVLDAKQGYWRDRKAAWTALGVHAEEGREHLPDTNVATDWMRRGSAVGGSAFDPVLAELVFRWFTPGAGAAILDPFGGEATKGVIAATLGYAYTGVELRGEQVQANRAQWLKVRDRLPPERLAQVRHEPVWIEGDSAKIDSLLPAGRLYDLVFTSPPYYDLEIYSKGEKDGSAFESYDRFISWYRDIFRQACGRLKPNRFAVVKIGDVRDERGFYRNFLGDNIACFLDAGLGFYNEAVLATPIGSLALRAGRQFTASRKLGRGHQNVLCFFGGDPGRIKAEFPQEIEVGDVAPDDPAP; translated from the coding sequence GTGAAGCCTGGGATCAGGATTGATTACCTTCCGCTCGAAGGGCTGAAGCCCTACGACCGGAACCCGAAGACGCATTCCCCCGAACAGATCGAACGGCTGGTCGCCAGCCTGACCGAGTTCGGGTGGACCCGGCCGCTGCTGATCGGCGACGATGGCACGCTGGTGGCCGGGCATGGCACCTGGACGGCGGCCAAGCTGGTGCGAGACCGCGGCCTGTCCATCCCGAACCATCCCGACGCCGCGACCGCCCCCACGGTGGCGCTGGCCCACCTTTCGGCAGAACAGCGACGCGCCTACGTCATCGCCGACAACCGCCTGTCCGAACTCGGCCGGTGGGACGACGCGCTGCTGGGCGCAGAACTGGCAGACCTACAGGGCCTCGGTGTCGACATGGACGCCATCGGCTTCGACGCGGCGGACCTTGAAGCGCTCTGCGCCGATGGGGCCGGCGCTGACACGAAGGCGGGGGCGAGCGGCAAGTCGCTGGTGGAGCGGTTCGGCGTGCCGCCCTTCACCGTTCTGGACGCCAAGCAAGGCTACTGGCGCGACCGCAAGGCCGCCTGGACCGCGCTTGGCGTGCATGCGGAGGAAGGGCGGGAACACCTCCCCGACACCAACGTCGCCACCGACTGGATGCGGCGTGGAAGCGCCGTGGGCGGCTCAGCCTTCGACCCGGTGCTGGCCGAGCTGGTGTTCCGGTGGTTCACCCCCGGCGCTGGTGCGGCCATCCTGGATCCGTTCGGTGGGGAGGCCACCAAGGGCGTCATCGCCGCGACGCTGGGCTATGCCTATACCGGCGTGGAACTGCGCGGCGAACAGGTGCAGGCGAACCGGGCGCAGTGGCTGAAGGTTCGCGACAGGCTGCCGCCCGAACGGCTGGCGCAGGTTCGGCATGAGCCGGTGTGGATCGAAGGCGACAGCGCCAAGATCGACAGCCTGTTGCCCGCCGGCCGCCTCTACGATCTGGTGTTCACCAGCCCGCCCTATTACGATCTGGAGATTTACTCCAAGGGCGAGAAGGACGGCTCGGCGTTCGAAAGTTACGACCGCTTCATCAGCTGGTATCGGGACATCTTCCGACAGGCGTGCGGCCGGCTGAAGCCCAACCGCTTCGCCGTGGTGAAGATCGGCGATGTCCGGGACGAGCGGGGCTTCTACCGCAACTTCCTCGGCGACAACATCGCCTGTTTCCTCGACGCCGGCCTCGGCTTCTACAACGAGGCTGTGCTGGCGACACCGATCGGTAGCCTGGCGCTCCGAGCCGGCCGGCAGTTCACCGCCTCCCGAAAGCTCGGACGCGGTCACCAGAACGTGTTGTGCTTCTTCGGTGGAGACCCGGGGCGGATCAAGGCGGAGTTCCCGCAGGAGATTGAGGTGGGCGATGTCGCCCCTGACGATCCCGCACCGTAA
- a CDS encoding DUF4160 domain-containing protein, whose amino-acid sequence MGKLLTGSNWFLEVRIREHFPCHFHVIGKDFEAQIDVETLEPIVGTMPRAVAKEVRKWAEENRQTVVAEWNKCNPARHYTLKTKEEPNE is encoded by the coding sequence ATGGGCAAGCTGCTGACGGGTTCAAACTGGTTTCTGGAGGTGCGCATTCGGGAGCATTTCCCCTGCCACTTCCATGTGATCGGCAAGGACTTCGAGGCGCAGATCGACGTCGAGACCTTGGAACCCATCGTCGGCACCATGCCCCGCGCCGTGGCGAAGGAGGTTCGGAAATGGGCTGAGGAGAACCGCCAAACGGTCGTCGCCGAATGGAACAAGTGCAACCCGGCGCGCCACTACACCCTCAAGACGAAGGAGGAACCCAATGAATAA